The following proteins are encoded in a genomic region of Notolabrus celidotus isolate fNotCel1 chromosome 19, fNotCel1.pri, whole genome shotgun sequence:
- the barhl1b gene encoding barH-like homeobox 1b: MEASANGSSFGIDSLLSHRPGSPVSKGDSLVGECRSPLEFSPRSDAESGCSSPPSPRRECVEDLVQRPGHGVGLPPHLQHAQISAGSQQRTVTSSFLIRDILADCKPLAACAPYSSNGQPTQEAGRLVSKISEDFMEKIHSNSSSDSEYKVKEEGDREISSSRDSPQVRLKKPRKARTAFTDHQLAQLERSFERQKYLSVQDRMELAASLNLTDTQVKTWYQNRRTKWKRQTAVGLELLAEAGNYSALQRMFPSPYFYPQSLVSNLDPGAALYLYRGPSAPPPALQRPLVPRILLHGLQGGSEPPPPLPPMSGVLTRPGQQR, translated from the exons ATGGAGGCGTCCGCCAACGGGTCCAGTTTCGGCATCGACTCGCTGCTGTCCCACAGGCCGGGGAGTCCGGTATCCAAAGGGGACAGTCTGGTGGGGGAGTGCCGCTCTCCTCTAGAGTTCAGTCCCAGATCAGACGCAGAGTCCGGCTGCTCGTCGCCCCCGTCCCCGAGGAGAGAGTGCGTGGAGGACCTGGTCCAGAGACCAGGTCACGGTGTGGGCCTGCCGCCGCACCTGCAGCACGCGCAGATCTCTGCAGGGTCTCAGCAGAGGACCGTGACCTCCTCGTTCCTGATCAGGGACATCCTCGCGGACTGTAAGCCTCTGGCCGCGTGCGCGCCCTACTCCAGCAATGGACAGCCGACTCAGGAGGCCGGGAGGCTAGTGTCCAAGATCTCAGAAGACTTCATGGAGAAAATCCACAGCAACTCGTCCTCAGACAGCGAGTACAAAG TAAAAGAGGAGGGGGACAGGGAAAtctccagcagcagagacagccCTCAGGTCCGGCTGAAGAAGCCCAGGAAGGCCCGGACGGCCTTCACTGACCACCAGCTGGCTCAGCTGGAGCGCAGCTTCGAGCGCCAGAAGTACCTGAGCGTGCAGGACCGCATGGAGCTGGCAGCCTCCCTCAACCTGACCGACACGCAGGTCAAGACCTGGTACCAGAACCGGAG gacAAAGTGGAAGAGGCAGACTGCGGTGGGACTCGAGCTGCTGGCTGAAGCAGGAAACTACTCCGCCCTGCAGAGGATGTTCCCATCCCCGTACTTCTACCCACAGAGTCTGGTATCTAACCTGGACCCTGGAGCGGCCCTCTACCTCTACAGAGGCCCCTCGGCGCCCCCGCCGGCCCTGCAGAGACCCCTAGTCCCTCGGATCCTGCTGCACGGCCTACAGGGGGGCAGcgagcctcctcctcctctgccccccATGTCCGGCGTGCTGACGCGGCCAGGCCAGCAGCGGTGA